The sequence tttttatttttaagaatttgtaatggtttttattttttatttttaggaatttgtaaaaaaaaattattaatacaattttaatttttaggattttaaatgttatatagaagttaaaaataaaagtttaatataaaaaaatagagGTCGGACCATGTGATGGGTATGTCATAGATGTTAGCAGTTAGTGGTTGGTTAGTGATGAGAAgaaggtgctgatgtggcgctgatgtggcagtcaGTGATCCCACGACGGACCGTCATGGATAAGAGTGGTCTTAGTACtatttatttcatatttttttAAATCAAATTTATTAAAAATCTcaatatattcatattcataagtGACGATGTATAAGAGGGAAAAAATATTTGATCGAATGtttaacaatatttttatttatatttaataatctaAAACATCATATTTTTAATCAAGATAATGACAAAGTAGCAGTTAACTATCGGAGCTCTTGCTTATCAATTGAAACAATTCACTTGAAATAATACAAATTGTTAGATTGCTCCCAACGTTGCCGTCCACCCAGCCACCCAGGCCACCGCCCACCTGGGCGTCGTTGACAGTAATCCGCCCAGGCCATCGTCCTCCAAGTCGTGCTCCAGCTCGTGCTTTTTGGTCATATTTGTGGACGGATCATTCGAATGAAATCAGGACTCCAACGGTCAAATTTTGGCCGTtggagatttatatatatatatatatatatatatatatatatatatatatatatatatatatatatatatatatatatatatatatatatatatatatatatatatatatatatatatatttatttatttatttatttattttaaactctatatatacacacacatatttcaTACACATTTCATACACATACATTTAATACTCAACATCAAAACTATCTCAAATTGTCAATCATTTTATAAATTAAAATGAATCCAAATAACCCAAATTTCGATCCCGATATAAATTTGATATTAACGATCTTAAATACCACAAATAATCAAGCGCTTGAAGATATCGCAAGACTTGATCATTTAGATGAGTTAAATGGTGATGAAGAAGTTGAAACCGTACCAAGGGTATCTAGAAGATATTTATATAGAGATCGTGAAGGCCGAAgctttatggaatgattattttttcGACAATTGTATGTTTCCAGACGATTATTTTCGTAGACGTTATTGAATGCGCAAACCTTTGTTTCTTCGTATATGTCAAGGTATAATGAATTTTTCCCAAACTCCGATTCCTGAGTATTTTACTTCTTTTCATCAAAGACGTGATGCTTGTGGGCTACTTGGTTTTAATATTGTTCAAAAAGTAACATCAGCCATACGTCAACTAGTGTATGCTGCGTCGACCGATCTTTTTAACGAGTATTTGCATATGGGTGAACAAACCTCATATGATTGTTTAAACAAATTTTGCGAATGTATTTTTCACTTGTGCTCAACAGAATATTTGAGAAAACCAACTGCACAAGATGTGCAACGTTTGACCACTAAACAAGCTCAAATACATGGATTTTCGGGGATGTTAGGAAGCATCGATTGTATGCATTGGAGATGGAGAAATTGTCCGGCACGTTGGAAGGGTCATTATACACGAGGTGACCATGGTTACCCGTCAATTATGTTTGAAGCGGTAGCGTCTTATGATGGATGGTTTTAGCACGCTTTTTTAGTACTGCGGGATCAAATAATGATATCAATGTACTTAATCAATCTGATTTGTTTAACGACTTATTAGGCAGCGAGGCTCCACCGTGCACGTTTACGGTGAATGGGCGTACGTTTGATAAGGGTTATTATTTGGCGGATGAAATTTACCCGGAATGGTCCACACTAGTTAAGTCGTTCAGAAATCCGATTGATCCAAAACAATCAAAGTTCAAGAGGTATCAAGAATcggcaagaaaagatattgaacgagCATTTGGAATATTACAAGACCGATGGACGATTGTTCAACATCCGGCAAGACCATATTATATCCGAAAAATTAGAAGGATTATGTTAACATGTGTGATATTAAACAATATGATAACTGAGGACAACGGCCGTGCATTTTGTGGACTCGAAGAGAATTATCGTCCGATTCGATGTGCACGAGGAACATTCCAAGAAAGGGTTGACGTGCATATCCGGGAGGACGCGAAATTAAGAGATGTGGGCATTCATCGACTACTACGAGATATGCTTGTAGAACACATTTATAATATTTCACCTAATTATCAAATTCGACATGATCCAACAAGAAATCCAAACAATTAAGATGAGATGGGATCTTCACACGTTAACGATGACGAAGACGAAGACGAAGACGAATAATTATCAAGtgtttatgtaattttattttaaattctatattttaattttaaatatttgtaatgtttttttttaattatcaatgaaattttagttttatgctattaaatatttattatttaatatatataactaaaattAATTAACTAAATTGATGAAAGGGTATGAATGTCTTTATAAACAGAAACCGAATATTTATTAGTAATTCAATTTTGTTTACTTGATCAAGGGTTCTAAATGTTTGTAAATCTtaaccatccaggcatagcctgGATGGTCACCGACACTTCCAGTGAAGGGAGCCACCCGGGTTCGATTCTTGGCACAGCCATCTCGTTCAAAAAGGGAGCTCACATGAGGTTGCTTTTCCTGGTAACCGTGAGGGTCGGCTTGCGGCTTTACCCGGTGGTTTACTCGTTGCGTTGGGGCCAATGTGGCTGCTTCGTAGTTGGGGTTccaccgttaaaaaaaaaaaaaaaaaaaaatttgtttgtaaaTCTTGATCTAATGCTCAAGATTCTATTTAAAGATTCAAATTGAAACTTTATTTCATAATTAAGATTCAAATTGAAACTCTATCTAAAAATTCATCATTACAGCTAACATGAATGTGAAGGGGACGTtttaaattttatataattaattactcCGTAAAATACATGGATCATTGATTATATGGAGATTAATTTGGCATGAGGCCTATTTTTTAGATCAAATAAGTAATAATTATTTGAAGATAAGTAAGCAAGCATAATTAgtgggaaaataatatttcattCAAATCAAATTTCAAATATTGTAATTTTGTTTAGTTTTAAGGGTAGATTAGTCTTTGAATTATGATTTCAAAAATTGATTAGTAATAAAATTTCGGAATTCTAATCAATGGTTATATGAGGCTTACTACTTTTAATTTAATGGATAAGATTTGCTTTCAAGACTTAAAATGAAAAATTATTTCACTAATGTGCTCCTCTTTTAATAAGTAAGGAGATTAATATTATTTTTGAAAAAATaaagaatttaaaaataaaaaaaaaatttaatgaaAGAGTGCCATGGTTGagagtgtttagtcctgggtttagtcctgagaaggaagtgggaagaaagtgctgatgtggcgctgaggacTAAGATGGAGAAGTGTCTCAATTGGGAGCACTCTTAGGTCGCTCCCATTGTTCCCGTCCACCCAAGCGCCCAGGCCGCCGCCCACCTGGGCGCCGATGGCAGTAATTCGCCCAGAGGGCCGCCCAGCAATTCGTCCGGCTCATCGTTCTCCCACTCGTGCTTTTTTGACATATTTGTGGACGGATATTTTGATTGTATTTCACATTTCTTTGtattaattcttttttttttttttgcctgcaCATGGAGTTTTCAAGTTTGAGAGTGGAGAAGTAAGATGAAGTGTGGAGAAGAAGATGAAGTCAGATGTAATTTTTTTTAGGGTTTATTAAATTGGAATTGGGGCGACAGATTGGGCcacattatttttaataaaattatattatattttaagtttaagttagattagatttaatttaattaataattatagttaaaGTTAATTATCAATGAAATAtgttaataaatatttataatttataatttataaatgaataattaaaattattttatttttgaaaaaaataaaaaattaaataaaaagggGAAGGAAGaagtgtcatggttgggagtgtttagtcctgggaaggaagtgggaaaaaagtgctgatgtggcgctgatgtggcgttGAGGACTAAGGTGGAGACATGTCTCCGTTGGGAGCTCTCTTATAATTAATTTTGCTTAAAATAAACAAATCTCTTTTATTTTGTTTAGATCGCTTTTAATAGTGCATGTGATATCACAGATAGCGATTGTACTTTTGAGTGATGTGACAAAAGGTTATGGAGTGTAGGTAAATAAATGAGCGTTACTTTTTCAGTGTTAAATTTGTAGTGAGTGATGTTGTAATATTTGATTGATAGTTGagtataaaataaaatttaataacaaaaatatatatttattaaatcaaaAAATTTATTGATCGGTTGTAGCATCCTCTCAAGCTCGCTTTTTTTAGTCAAAATATTGACTAACGCCTTAAAATGCTCCAAGGTAAATAGTGTCAACCGACATCAATTGGTGTTCAGCTCATCTGACGAAGCCATCTAACGTCTTTAGATGTGGTCTTATTGTTATCCTCATATCAGGGATGACAAAAATACTTGTAACCGATGTAGACGGTTTACATAGATATTAGATGGTTATGGGTTCGAGTCATGTGAGTGTTaattttttctatatatatatatatatatatatatatatatatatatatatatatatatatatatatatatatatatattacagaattGGAGAGTTCATACATGATCAATCATACTTCGACTGTCGTGAAGCGCGGTTAAATCCAAAACTTGTTTAATATAATGTTGTAGTAGAAAAAAACTTAGAAAAAACTTTGAAGGATGTAACCTAGACAACTCGTATCTTATCATATACAACAAAAATACATAAGTAGTGCATTGTGAGATTTCGTAATAAAAGTTTAATTGCACATTTTGGTAGAAGCATCTAGAGTTTCATCTTCAACCATTTTCATACTTATGCCATGTTTGTTTTTTTACTTAATTGACTTAATGGTATGAACCTAAGTAGGATAATAATTGAAGAACACAGTAATACCTTTCTGTAAAAATAGCGTGGTACACATTCTACTTCCAAAGCAAAACAAAATAGGATCAAGGCTCAGTAATATGCATAAACTGCAGCAAGAGAACTTATGGTAACAACATGGCTGCAATCTTTCGGCTGCCCCACCATGCCATGGCTGCAACACAAAAGTTGTCACGCCACACCACAGCCGGTAACCGGAAGTTGCTACATCAATATCCAAAACCATTTTTTCTCAATACTCAATTTAGGCAGGACATATCAATCATCACAGCCTTTCGATTCAAGTTCAACAGACAGACAAATACATACACATCCCTGCAACCAAACAGTAGTACCTTTCTTTAAAAACCAGCATGGCACACTTTCAATTTCTCAAGCAAAACAAAATAGAATCAAGGCGCAGTAATATGCATAAACTGGAGCAAGAGAACATATGGTAACAACATGGCTGCAATATTTCAGCTGCCACACCAATGCACCATGCCATGGCTGCAAGACAAAGGTTGTCACGCCACACCACAGTTGGTAACCGGAAGTCGCTACACAGCCATTTTTGTCAATACTCAATCAAGGCAGGACATATCAATCATCAACGCCTTTTGATTCAAGTTCAACAGAcagacatatacatacacatatgataacgccaaaattatacatatttgttgtcgttatttcgatccgattttgtatcattttgtatgtaattgttgtacttgtgtattgtaataagttaaaatgtgtgtataatccgttgtgagtgttgaagcgaagatttatcgaaaacattgctgattttagaagattctgcgcacccgcaccgttttggccataactcggtcatacggactcgaaaaaggtgaatccggagcccagacgtccgtaactcagagcactacaactttcatttagacatttcctcattttactcaagggatgcggcgcatctgaaaggGATGTGACGCATCTGTGCAGTTTTCTTGTTCGAAAGTATTAAATGCGGTGTTTCAGAGGCATACGGCGCATCAGTaaggtcagatgcggcgcatctcttttagatgcggcgcatctgggtaTAAAAGGTCAAAAATGAGCTGGAAATGACCTGTACGTGAGCTGGGTGGTAGGTGAgaaggtgatgcggcgcatcacaaagagatgcggcgcatcggaGGCTAAAATACCTAATTTTCTTGCTATTTAAAGGGTCTAAACTCATTCTAAAATacaccacaatatagatcagtAGTATTCCGAGAAGGGGGCTTCCccccagccattctaaagggttcttcacccttttgagcatcaagattaaagaagggatcatacgctacgatagatactctcggtttcatttattttagtgataagattatgaattcctattgttttgattgtatcgttgtaaccttcattattatgattggctaaagccttgtgtgtttactttaatgtaagatttatggtttggaattgttctatcttttaatgttatttaagtaactgtgatgtttgattgattaaattatcatgtccaaccaaaagaaccatagttatgctagtttggtactttccttcaattacatagattgttaactacatgtgacactaggaacacaatctatgcttcaatacttttagtaatctagatgggtaaacatatacttaattgacgactttgctatatgtCTAGATCGGTAACTGAataagtactagaactacatagtcatgaatttacctcaagtgattgttgtaatttaggttttatgtgagtttaacagggttgggtctaattaatctaatcaatctaaatcaattatgttcttccatagatccattgttgtaagtatccatttactctagttcaattatacaagttatgaattggtttatgtgagtttatcaatgttcatggcttgtacttcaacacttagtgatttagacatctacatgtgagtgtaggatggtaattgaatggttACAAGATTTCACAATcgtgtagtttatttagagtgatcttaataaactaggttttatttgaattcaaccaaggaagagtctcatggattaaacataggtaaagaagaactaatgacaaggtttatgtgaatttactaagtttatagttctcggtttatagatattgtgagattgatatgaaccatttacttgtaactacaaaatAACGGGTTTAAGTATAAAAGAATAATCtctatcatttatcaagcattgaagtaaacaccgccttctcatccttgttatttatcttattttatttcccgtttgttacttaacaattctacaattaaaactctctgtttagaataattaatcgtttaaagtccttaaaacaaacttctccctgtggatcgaactgatcaatttacttgctagttactgcatgatcgggttttagttgcctgtactatgtgttaattattaagcatattgtctacattttaaaggttacgtcttgacacatcaacatACCTGCAACCAAATGATTTTCACCTGAGACAATTAGCGAAATAGATAGTTCAACAGTTTTACCAATTAGCAAAACTAATAATACATCATTAGCAATTCGCATATTGTGAGACAACACAACATATAACAGTATAGCTACAACTGGCAGGTAACCAGATAAATCTAATAAGTTTTACCAATCAGCAGAGCTACTAATACAAAACTCCTTTTTACCATTCAAGCTACATAACATATAACAGCATGGCCGCAACCCTCCGGTAACCCATCCACGACATGGTTGCAACATAAAGGTCGCCACACTAAGCAGCCGTTTACTAACCGGAGTTTGGACATAACCAATGTAGCACCATAACATGCATATAATCACGACAGATAACGAGTAGGTATATCCAAATAAACAACAAATTGGTAATTATGTTGCAAAATATAAGAAAACCCATTCCAAGCAAATTAAACAACTCTTCAAATAAACAAAAACTCAAAACtcaaaagaaaaaaaatcaaaCAAAAAGAGCAACATCAAGAAAATTCGTCAATCCTTTTCATAATTTTTTCAAGCGACAAACACAAATTACTTCATCACTGTTACAgaaaaaacaaataaaataaaaataaaacaaaaagagTTCGTAAGCAACTAACAAAAATTAGGTAAACATGAAGATGATTCGTCAATTTTTCAAACCGAATAACACAAATTCGGCTAATCGAGGCCTGAGAAAAGCTAAGACGAATAACCGACTAACACATATCGGTTAATCGACATCTGACAAAAGCCAAAAAGAATCATATACAACCGTCAAAATTAGTTGATCGAAGACTTACAAATGCTAACACGAAGCGTACACCTTGTAGATTCAAAGAACAAAAAAGCAGGTATGTGAAAAGAAATAAGCGGCGGAGAAGAAAGAAGTTGAGAAGAAACACGTAGCACCAAGAAAGACCACAAAGCATATAAGCAGTGTTGTAAataacccgattactcgccgattaatcatttttaagagcaatccgttccgatttttaa comes from Rutidosis leptorrhynchoides isolate AG116_Rl617_1_P2 chromosome 4, CSIRO_AGI_Rlap_v1, whole genome shotgun sequence and encodes:
- the LOC139842165 gene encoding uncharacterized protein, with product MNFSQTPIPEYFTSFHQRRDACGLLGFNIVQKVTSAIRQLVYAASTDLFNEYLHMGEQTSYDCLNKFCECIFHLCSTEYLRKPTAQDVQRLTTKQAQIHGFSGMLGSIDCMHWRWRNCPARWKGHYTRGDHGYPSIMFEAVASYDGWF